In Phyllopteryx taeniolatus isolate TA_2022b chromosome 8, UOR_Ptae_1.2, whole genome shotgun sequence, one genomic interval encodes:
- the nrgna gene encoding neurogranin (protein kinase C substrate, RC3) a isoform X1 — protein sequence MIGCAYFYSDRERCVLSDYTQEQEERSRPQEEEDIMDIPLDDPEANRAAAKIQAGFRGHMTRKKMKPEDKAEGEERQEDRRQ from the exons ATGATAGGATGTGCATACTTTTATTCTGATCGAGAGAGATGTGTGCTGAGTGATTACACTCAAGAG CAGGAAGAACGCAGCAGAccccaggaggaggaggacatcaTGGACATCCCACTGGATGACCCTGAGGCCAACAGGGCGGCCGCCAAGATCCAAGCTGGCTTCCGTGGCCACATGACCCGTAAGAAGATGAAGCCAGAGGACAAAGCAGAAGGAGAGGAG AGGCAGGAGGATCGGAGGCAGTAG
- the nrgna gene encoding neurogranin (protein kinase C substrate, RC3) a isoform X2 — protein sequence MIGCAYFYSDRERCVLSDYTQEEERSRPQEEEDIMDIPLDDPEANRAAAKIQAGFRGHMTRKKMKPEDKAEGEERQEDRRQ from the exons ATGATAGGATGTGCATACTTTTATTCTGATCGAGAGAGATGTGTGCTGAGTGATTACACTCAAGAG GAAGAACGCAGCAGAccccaggaggaggaggacatcaTGGACATCCCACTGGATGACCCTGAGGCCAACAGGGCGGCCGCCAAGATCCAAGCTGGCTTCCGTGGCCACATGACCCGTAAGAAGATGAAGCCAGAGGACAAAGCAGAAGGAGAGGAG AGGCAGGAGGATCGGAGGCAGTAG
- the nrgna gene encoding neurogranin (protein kinase C substrate, RC3) a isoform X4 yields MDCHNEERSRPQEEEDIMDIPLDDPEANRAAAKIQAGFRGHMTRKKMKPEDKAEGEERQEDRRQ; encoded by the exons ATGGACTGCCACAAT GAAGAACGCAGCAGAccccaggaggaggaggacatcaTGGACATCCCACTGGATGACCCTGAGGCCAACAGGGCGGCCGCCAAGATCCAAGCTGGCTTCCGTGGCCACATGACCCGTAAGAAGATGAAGCCAGAGGACAAAGCAGAAGGAGAGGAG AGGCAGGAGGATCGGAGGCAGTAG
- the nrgna gene encoding neurogranin (protein kinase C substrate, RC3) a isoform X3, with the protein MDCHNQEERSRPQEEEDIMDIPLDDPEANRAAAKIQAGFRGHMTRKKMKPEDKAEGEERQEDRRQ; encoded by the exons ATGGACTGCCACAAT CAGGAAGAACGCAGCAGAccccaggaggaggaggacatcaTGGACATCCCACTGGATGACCCTGAGGCCAACAGGGCGGCCGCCAAGATCCAAGCTGGCTTCCGTGGCCACATGACCCGTAAGAAGATGAAGCCAGAGGACAAAGCAGAAGGAGAGGAG AGGCAGGAGGATCGGAGGCAGTAG